A single region of the Eulemur rufifrons isolate Redbay chromosome 8, OSU_ERuf_1, whole genome shotgun sequence genome encodes:
- the MAD2L2 gene encoding mitotic spindle assembly checkpoint protein MAD2B, with protein MTTLTRQDLNFGQVVADVLCEFLEVAVHLILYVREVYPVGIFQKRKKYNVPVQMSCHPELNQYIQDTLHCVKPLLEKNDVEKVVVVILDKEHRPVEKFVFEITQPPLLSISSDSLLSHVEQLLRAFILKISVCDAVLDHNPPGCTFTVLVHTREAATRNMEKIQVIKDFPWILADEQDVHMHDPRLIPLKTMTSDILKMQLYVEERAHKSS; from the exons ATGACTACGCTCACGCGACAGGACCTCAACTTTGGCCAGG TGGTGGCCGACGTGCTCTGCGAGTTCCTGGAGGTGGCTGTGCACCTGATCCTCTATGTGCGCGAGGTCTACCCGGTGGGCATTTTCCAGAAGCGCAAGAAGTACAATGTGCCGGTCCAG ATGTCCTGCCACCCGGAGCTGAATCAGTACATCCAGGACACACTGCACTGCGTCAAGCCGCTCCTGGAGAAG aatgatgtggagaaagtggTGGTGGTAATTTTGGATAAAGAGCACCGCCCAGTGGAGAAATTCGTCTTTGAGATCACCCAGCCTCCGCTGCTATCGATCAG CTCAGACTCCCTGTTGTCTCACGTGGAGCAGCTGCTCCGAGCCTTCATCCTGAAGATCAGTGTGTGCGACGCCGTCCTGGACCACAATCCCCCAG GCTGTACCTTCACAGTCCTGGTGCACACGAGAGAAGCTGCCACTCGCAACATGGAGAAGATCCAGGTCATCAAG GACTTCCCCTGGATCCTGGCGGATGAGCAGGATGTCCACATGCATGACCCCCGGCTGATACCCCTAAAAACCATGACATCAGACATTTTAAAG